A single region of the Gopherus evgoodei ecotype Sinaloan lineage chromosome 3, rGopEvg1_v1.p, whole genome shotgun sequence genome encodes:
- the CASP8AP2 gene encoding CASP8-associated protein 2, which translates to MATDDDGLTLCDISYGASSFRDDDESSVDIYDGLDSTSVVSDNPAQNSTPTRNCLNLFDEILIEEGTAKEATYNDLKTEYGKCQQQIKELMKKFKEVQAQNSILQNENQALKKNISALIKTARVEINRKDEEISNLHQRLSEFPSHRNNYARTYHSGSTNTRCSEINKTKDPKFRASSLVDNTKTDHRVKTDCSKDVHHSYSSHNMEDGKSHLERRNAPYLLRYPPEELCYDSSHTCFQNFDHYSNKGDRREREMKNGEQYSRVNDNRYKRETYQSTGNSTDGEQGNTDSHQKLHIYSEKSGKRELQQESKSKKLKCSSPVENRTDRCVSAWEKQPTIKERSQTVESQGDEKGERSQNINKQDLETHDKEEKNFVQKNKSTEKQQEQPRRSVRLSSPHSKNESARNPHKSHKCLGEDCKRGTDGDCKRDRGVSDHSSREARSSPSTSSNREHKHMYSKESSSRYEWETTYSKSERHRTEEKRKRDKENQEESRHPRNERKLTKEITHQTAKESKKVTDATKNERNKSSKPEDTTRGADGLKDHKARKAEDDDKNGTKKEDLKLSFMEKLNLTLSPAKTQPLYQNNAIETDSKKASSEGSTETAGHTKMLTPAQPISIASVEQTKVPVQTNLEPKTPASEIKRKTENESLAETLDLVQPEALAETVDALQLELTNNTVSLPEARIEMDEADKTCKAPELESPMNHDEARNIDYDDLETISSDDFESHNVADDIRQMKSESLMHVVDTNDGVSGESFEYPAKENSALKTVPYKDGMTTSEPTDRDIPTDGGVPVIDQNTCNLEQNLPEPEISVVTSSHSDKIDPRTKARETNPVPADDDNSILSIDLNNLRYIPKVISPLNSPMRPLAKALRMESPCKGLVKSYNKDLTPESTIACPSKTLLNEVNKENQKPVCSPDKHLEMESQLNISSDELEEGEIVSDDDETKSERNSETSKISRGRASPETHNLSSSPHNQMSKTSSCNEDSGKLAYKKGNGNKSREKHKTGATRLSKERKKKKTVSIACLEKIVQIILEPSTVQEIMQMLKAIRKQIRKNYMKFKMHFPVQHFHRIIESAILNFTSLIKYLDFSKMSRLGETLKLTLCETIESKLRHVKKNATVEQLFEQQLTDMKKQLWKFVDERLDYLFEKIKRILVKLCDLISIGNESDEGKLEIITIQKQKCTTGHKNDVQKSRKKSQKVKSQKSEDYVLPKPVVSYQPFNKCHHDKNKTDAPKNVITKCLNSIDNTRNSQTQVLPSKENNLQATLTPLKSGRYEKEGFHMVRDAHKSDFNYELLTEQQTSSLTFNLVSDAQMGEIFKSLLQGSDLLEKSISSIDTDQWEFRTPEKQILESQKCRNNPASVIEEAVPIEACVKSRPVEGINWPAVSPERASSLSSRLQMPVDPDVLDESCMFEVPPSAVSSKDDECSLQRNKSFVSSILLEDLAVSLTIPSPLKSDAHLSFLKPENTSGSTPEGVLSAHYSEDALLEEEDATEQDIHLALESDNSSSRSSCSSWTSRSIVPGFPCDPSLPMQAVIMEKSNDHFIVKIRRAVPSISPTLDQTTLAEESLVSLTKKEKEEIISARIKKDNQDTTGTTVEEKDSKGDINVIDSTDELHNVSARREQAHDLPEPLKEPYSATREDEDPNLYNPFSEASNKNSNGSENTSEDFKLSQMHELKVPENKREISNTLVESPVKAEVAFPFECSVDAYIDLTEDIANESEVDLCNLAVESTLKVTEQEIHIGNLDKGDTKEEPLECSVNAYIDLTEELSSEIKADECDSKTKSTLNVDLGCQTSLDKTSKKRKKESVTDNSKSKKPKKETESASERNNKSSKKSEEEGLTPKRSCSKRTELPENKDPSTSSTSPRSLYAKNIIKKKGEVVVSWTRNDDREILLECQKNGPSGKTFISVAARLNKSPNQVSERFKQLMKLFKKSKCK; encoded by the exons acaaTCCTGCTCAAAACTCTACACCGACAAGAAACTGTTTAAACTTATTTGATGAGATCTTGATTGAAGAAGGAACTGCAAAGGAAGCAACTTACAATGAT TTGAAGACAGAGTATGGAAAATGTCAGCAGCAGATTAAAGAGTTGATGAAGAAGTTTAAGGAAGTACAGGCACAG aactcCATTCTACAAAATGAAAATCAGGCACTTAAAAAGAATATTTCAGCACTTATAAAAACTGCTAGAGTGGAAATTAATCGCAAAGATGAGGAAATCAGTAACCTCCACCAAAG GCTATCAGAATTTCCCAGTCATCGAAATAACTACGCTAGAACGTATCATTCAGGATCAACTAATACACGGTGCTCCgagataaataaaacaaaagatccTAAATTCAGAGCTTCTTCTTTAGTAGACAATACAAAGACAGATCATAGAGTGAAAACTGACTGTTCCAAAGATGTACATCACAGTTATTCATCTCACAATATGGAAGATGGAAAATCACACTTAGAAAGAAGAAACGCTCCATATTTACTCAGATATCCTCCTGAAGAGCTTTGTTATGACAGTTCTCATACCTGTTTCCAAAACTTTGACCACTACTCCAATAAGGGTgacaggagggaaagagaaatgaaaaatgGTGAGCAGTATAGCAGGGTTAATGATAACAGGTACAAAAGAGAGACATACCAGAGCACTGGTAACAGTACAGATGGTGAACAAGGAAACACAGACTCTCATCAAAAGTTGCACATATATTCAGAAAAATCTGGTAAAAGAGAGCTGCAGCAAGAAAGTAAGagcaaaaagctgaaatgtaGCTCACCTGTGGAAAATAGAACTGATAGGTGCGTTTCTGCCTGGGAGAAACAACCAACCATTAAGGAGAGATCACAAACAGTTGAATCTCAAGGTGATGAAAAGGGTGAAAGGTCACAAAACATAAATAAACAGGACCTTGAAACACATGATAAAGAGGAGAAGaattttgtacagaaaaacaaatcAACTGAAAAGCAACAAGAACAACCAAGAAGGTCTGTCCGACTGAGTAGTCCACATTCAAAGAATGAATCTGCGAGGAACCCACACAAATCACATAAGTGCCTCGGGGAAGACTGTAAAAGAGGAACAGATGGAGACTGCAAGAGGGATAGAGGAGTAAGTGATCATAGTTCCCGAGAGGCAAGATCTTCACCTTCTACTTCCAGCAACAGAGAGCACAAACATATGTACTCCAAAGAAAGTAGCAGTAGATATGAATGGGAAACTACATATTCAAAATCGGAGAGACACAGAactgaagaaaaaaggaaaagagataaAGAAAACCAGGAAGAAAGTAGGCATCCTAGAAATGAAAGAAAACTAACAAAAGAAATTACACACCAGACTGCAAAAGAATCCAAGAAGGTTACAGATGCTACAAAAAATGAGAGAAACAAATCGTCTAAACCAGAAGACACAACCAGAGGAGCAGATGGTTTAAAAGACCACAAAGCTAGAAAAGCTGAAGATGATgataaaaatggaacaaaaaaggAAGATCTAAAACTAAGCTTTATGGAAAAGCTAAATTTAACTCTTTCTCCTGCTAAAACACAGCCTCTCTATCAAAATAATGCAATTGAAACAGATTCCAAAAAAGCCAGTAGTGAAGGTAGTACAGAGACCGCAGGGCATACAAAAATGTTAACACCTGCCCAACCTATTAGTATTGCTTCAGTAGAGCAAACCAAGGTTCCAGTTCAAACAAACTTGGAACCAAAGACACCTGCTTCTGAGAtcaaaaggaaaactgaaaatgaatCTTTGGCAGAAACTCTAGACCTAGTGCAGCCTGAAGCTTTGGCAGAAACAGTGGATGCACTGCAACTTGAACTGACTAATAACACCGTGTCCCTTCCTGAGGCTAGAATAGAGATGGACGAGGCAGACAAAACATGCAAAGCTCCTGAGTTAGAAAGCCCTATGAATCATGATGAAGCTCGGAACATTGATTATGATGACTTGGAGACCATTAGTTCTGATGATTTTGAGTCCCATAATGTCGCAGATGATATTAGACAAATGAAGTCAGAGTCATTAATGCACGTTGTAGATACCAATGATGGTGTGTCTGGAGAAAGTTTTGAGTATCCTGCCAAGGAAAACAGTGCTTTGAAAACTGTGCCTTACAAGGATGGCATGACTACATCCGAACCAACTGACAGAGATATACCAACTGATGGGGGCGTACCAGTAATCGATCAAAACACTTGTAATTTGGAGCAAAACTTGCCAGAACCAGAAATCAGTGTAGTAACATCTTCCCATAGTGATAAAATAGATCCTAGAACTAAAGCAAGAGAAACTAACCCAGTTCCTGCTGACGATGACAATTCAATATTAAGCATTGATCTCAATAACTTGAGATACATTCCAAAGGTTATCAGCCCACTGAATAGTCCAATGCGACCACTGGCTAAAGCACTCAGGATGGAGAGCCCTTGCAAAGGACTTGTGAAGAGTTATAACAAAG ATTTAACTCCTGAAAGCACAATTGCCTGTCCCTCAAAGACTCTATTAAATGAAGTAAATAAAGAAAATCAAAAGCCAGTTTGCTCACCTGATAAACACTTAGAGATGGAGTCCCAGCTGAACATATCCTCAGATGAATTAGAAGAAGGAGAAATTGTAAGTGATGATGATGAAACCAAATCAGAAAGAAACTCTGAGACTAGTAAAATATCAAGGGGAAGAGCTTCTCCTGAAACACACAATCTGAGCAGCAGTCCACATAACCAAATGAGTAAAACTTCATCTTGCAATGAAGATAGTGGAAAATTAGCTTACAAAAAAGGAAATGGAAACAAAAGTAGAGAAAAACATAAAACTGGAGCTACCAGATTgtcaaaggaaagaaagaaaaagaaaactgtgAGCATTGCTTGCCTTGAAAAAATTGTTCAAATTATTCTTGAACCTTCTACAGTACAAGAAATTATGCAGATGTTAAAAGCTATACGAAAACAGATAAGAAAAAATTATATGAAGTTCAAGATGCATTTTCCAGTTCAGCATTTtcacagaattatagaatcaGCAATTCTGAATTTTACATCATTGATAAAGTACCTAGATTTTTCCAAGATGTCTAGATTAGGTGAAACTTTAAAATTGACTCTCTGTGAAACTATAGAGTCTAAACTAAGGCATGTTAAAAAGAATGCAACAGTGGAACAACTTTTTGAACAACAGCTGACAGATATGAAAAAACAGTTGTGGAAATTTGTGGATGAACGGCTTGATTacttatttgaaaaaataaagagaattcTGGTAAAACTCTGTGATTTAATAAGCATCGGAAATGAGAGTGATGAAGGGAAGCTTGAAATCATAACTATACAAAAACAGAAATGCACAACAGGTCATAAAAATGATGTACAGAAATCcaggaaaaagtcccaaaaaGTAAAATCTCAAAAGTCTGAAGACTATGTCCTTCCTAAACCAGTGGTAAGTTATCAACCATTTAACAAGTGTCACCAtgacaaaaataaaacagatgcACCAAAAAATGTGATTACAAAATGTCTAAATTCCATTGATAATACAAGGAACTCCCAAACCCAAGTGCTTCCCTCTAAGGAGAATAATTTACAAGCCACCCTAACTCCACTGAAAAGTGGAAGATATGAAAAGGAAGGCTTTCACATGGTCAGAGATGCTCACAAGTCTGATTTTAATTATGAACTTCTTACAGAACAGCAAACTTCTAGTCTTACATTTAACCTAGTGAGTGATGCACAAATGGGTGAAATATtcaaaagtttgttacaaggctCTGATCTTCTAGAAAAAAGCATCAGCAGCATTGATACGGATCAGTGGGAGTTCAGGACACCAGAAAAACAGATCCTGGAAAGTCAGAAATGCAGAAATAATCCTGCTTCTGTTATAGAAGAGGCAGTTCCAATAGAGGCCTGTGTGAAATCTAGACCAGTAGAGGGTATTAATTGGCCTGCGGTTTCACCTGAAAGAGCCTCATCTTTATCATCTAGACTTCAAATGCCAGTTGATCCAGATGTTCTGGATGAAAGCTGTATGTTTGAAGTTCCTCCAAGTGCAGTTTCCAGCAAAGATGATGAATGCAGTTTACAAAGGAATAAGTCATTTGTTTCTTCTATACTCCTTGAAGATCTAGCAGTTTCTTTAACTATTCCATCACCTTTGAAATCTGACGCTCATCTTAGCTTTCTGAAACCTGAAAACACATCCGGTTCAACTCCTGAGGGAGTTCTTAGTGCACATTACAGTGAAGATGCTCTTCTTGAAGAAGAGGATGCCACTGAACAAGACATTCATTTGGCTTTAGAATCTGATAACTCAAGTAGTAGATCAAGTTGTTCTTCATGGACAAGTCGGTCCATTGTTCCTGGTTTCCCTTGTGACCCCAGCCTACCAATGCAAGCAGTAATAATGGAGAAATCCAATGATCATTTCATTGTTAAGATAAGACGTGCAGTGCCTTCTATATCACCAACCCTTGATCAGACTACCCTGGCAGAGGAGTCACTGGTATCCTTAaccaagaaagaaaaggaagaaattatATCTGCCAGAATAAAAAAAGATAATCAGGATACCACAGGCACAACTGTTGAAGAAAAAGATTCTAAGGGTGATATCAATGTCATTGACTCCACTGATGAGCTACATAATGTCAGTGCTAGACGAGAACAAGCTCATGATTTGCCTGAGCCCCTTAAGGAGCCATATAGTGCCACTAGAGAAGACGAAGATCCTAACTTGTATAATCCCTTTTCAGAAGCATCAAACAAAAATAGCAATGGTAGTGAAAACACAAGTGAAGACTTTAAGCTGTCTCAGATGCATGAACTGAAAGTGCCTGAAAACAAGAGAGAAATATCTAACACTTTAGTAGAAAGTCCTGTTAAAGCTGAAGTTGCTTTTCCTTTTGAATGCAGTGTTGATGCATATATAGATTTGACAGAAGATATTGCCAATGAAAGTGAAGTAGATTTATGTAATCTTGCAGTGGAATCGACTTTAAAAGTTACAGAACAAGAAATTCATATAGGAAACTTAGATAAGGGTGATACGAAGGAAGAACCATTGGAGTGCAGTGTTAATGCATATATCGATTTAACAGAAGAGCTTTCCAGTGAGATTAAAGCAGATGAGTGCGACTCTAAAACAAAATCTACTTTAAATGTTGATTTGGGATGCCAGACAAGTCTTGATAAAACTagtaaaaagaggaaaaaggagTCTGTAACAGACAATTCCAagtcaaaaaaaccaaaaaaggaaACTGAATCAGCTAGTGAAAGAAATAATAAAAGTAGTAAGAAGTCTGAGGAGGAAGGTTTAACTCCCAAAAGATCTTGCAGTAAGAGGACTGAATTGCCTGAGAATAAAGATCCTTCAACTTCTTCCACATCGCCACGTAGTCTATATGCCAAAAACATCATTAAAAAGAAAGGAGAAGTAGTTGTTTCTTGGACAAG AAATGATGACCGAGAAATTCTATTGGAGTGTCAAAAAAACGGACCATCGGGAAAAACATTTATTTCCGTAGCTGCCAGGCTAAACAAAAGCCCAAATCAG GTTTCAGAAAGATTCAAGCAGTTAATGAAGTTGTTCAAAAAGTCAAAGTGCAAGTAG